In one window of Posidoniimonas corsicana DNA:
- a CDS encoding type IV pilus modification PilV family protein: protein MTRPTPAPRHQAFTLLEVIIALAILAVSLGVLSEVSRLSLMNSRRAAMQSEAALVAESVLGELESGAAQLVAFSSEWNPTDLATPVWRYEVAIDQTNVQGMLLARVLVTEIDPGDEQPTSLQVVRWFQDPDYIELLESQSEEAV, encoded by the coding sequence ATGACCCGCCCTACCCCCGCACCGCGTCACCAGGCGTTCACCCTGCTCGAGGTGATCATCGCGTTGGCCATCCTGGCGGTATCGCTGGGGGTGCTGTCCGAGGTGTCGCGGCTGTCGCTGATGAACTCACGGCGGGCGGCCATGCAGTCCGAGGCGGCGCTGGTCGCCGAGTCGGTGCTCGGCGAACTCGAGTCCGGCGCGGCGCAGCTGGTGGCGTTCTCCAGCGAGTGGAACCCCACCGACCTCGCGACCCCCGTGTGGCGGTACGAGGTGGCGATCGATCAAACCAACGTCCAGGGGATGCTGCTCGCCCGCGTGCTCGTGACCGAGATCGACCCGGGCGACGAGCAGCCAACGTCGCTGCAGGTGGTCCGCTGGTTCCAGGACCCAGACTATATCGAGCTGCTCGAGAGTCAGAGCGAGGAGGCCGTGTGA
- a CDS encoding type II secretion system protein GspJ yields MRPSRPRGFTLLEVLLAIALSTVLLALLANGISMYLLRVDGSRGTVEQAQLARGVLRAIADDIRSVAVIYEQDISSAEATAESQALFDVDEADAAPPGGGSGGGGGDDSGSGMGDTGTTDALARPYAGVSGDAQSLQVDVRRIRPAFLISADTPDQPLTVSYDSPYLTTVRYHLQPEGLVREQLPRDRRIFEENQGRDEAWLATRRVLAAEVEDLRFRYHDGEQILDYWDIDEQSGALPVAVQVTLGFRVAAAGETTEDEAANAPLAYYSLTIPMPPPLEDAAAAAGGEDSSMMGAMP; encoded by the coding sequence ATGCGACCTTCCCGTCCACGTGGCTTCACACTGCTTGAAGTGCTGCTAGCGATCGCCTTGTCGACCGTGCTGCTCGCGCTCTTGGCCAATGGCATCAGCATGTACCTGCTGCGCGTCGACGGCAGCCGCGGCACGGTGGAGCAGGCCCAACTCGCCCGCGGCGTGCTGCGGGCCATTGCCGACGACATCCGCAGCGTGGCGGTGATCTACGAGCAAGATATCTCCAGCGCCGAAGCGACCGCCGAGTCGCAAGCGTTGTTCGACGTCGATGAAGCAGACGCCGCGCCGCCCGGTGGCGGCAGCGGAGGTGGCGGTGGAGACGACTCGGGCTCCGGCATGGGCGATACGGGGACCACCGACGCGCTGGCCCGGCCGTACGCGGGCGTCAGCGGCGACGCGCAGAGCCTGCAGGTCGACGTCCGCCGCATCCGCCCGGCGTTCCTCATCTCGGCCGACACGCCGGACCAGCCGTTGACAGTCTCCTACGACTCGCCCTACCTGACCACGGTGCGGTACCACCTGCAGCCGGAGGGTTTGGTGCGTGAGCAGCTGCCGCGTGACCGACGGATCTTCGAAGAGAACCAGGGGCGTGACGAGGCCTGGCTCGCCACGCGGCGGGTGCTGGCGGCCGAGGTCGAAGACCTGCGGTTCCGCTACCACGACGGCGAACAGATCCTCGACTACTGGGACATCGACGAGCAGTCCGGCGCGCTGCCGGTCGCCGTGCAGGTGACGCTCGGCTTCCGCGTGGCTGCCGCGGGCGAGACCACCGAGGACGAGGCCGCCAACGCGCCGCTCGCGTACTACTCGCTGACGATCCCGATGCCCCCGCCGTTGGAAGACGCGGCCGCGGCCGCCGGCGGCGAAGACTCGTCGATGATGGGGGCCATGCCATGA
- a CDS encoding type II secretion system minor pseudopilin gives MSRTQPGMRRRGSVLLVMLVVVALMTVGGMAYFDWSFIEHRAAEAYARQVQSRALADSGVVMVQTLLLEEPTVLEQQGGLYNNPALFQGVLISDSDAAALRARVSIVAPLMDYGEYVGYRFGLENESARLNLNTLLLADDYAEDGARNQLLYLPGMTESIADAILDWLDEDEDIRDFGAESQYYTALDAPYEPQNGPLESIEQLLLVQGVTPELLYGLDTDRNGVVSAAERARPLPVEVDNSTGQMDRGWSAYFTLYSAESLLTPDGEPKIDVNMEDLEELHSLLETALGREQANFIVAYRQGGAADDNANSNAVSAAGISIDFSQEGSETITSLLSLVGVNVEFSDNGAPTVLRTPFTDTPGAYSSYLPDMLDNLTTSSTASMVGRLNVNQAPRALLSSVPNMPPEVVEQIIASRTFEVTPDRPERRHAEWILMDGLVDLEVMRQLAPLLTGGGDVYRAHSVGFFDEEGPATRIEAIIDDTGATPKVLQRLDLTPLGAGYTPAELGAMAQSATGESP, from the coding sequence ATGAGCCGAACGCAACCAGGTATGAGGCGCCGCGGCAGCGTGCTGCTGGTGATGCTGGTGGTCGTCGCGCTGATGACCGTTGGCGGCATGGCCTACTTCGACTGGTCGTTCATCGAGCACCGCGCCGCCGAGGCCTACGCCCGGCAGGTCCAGTCCCGCGCGTTGGCGGACTCGGGGGTGGTGATGGTGCAGACGCTCCTGCTGGAAGAGCCGACGGTGCTCGAGCAGCAGGGCGGCCTGTACAACAACCCCGCGTTGTTCCAGGGCGTGCTGATTTCCGATTCCGACGCCGCTGCCCTGCGGGCGCGGGTCAGCATCGTTGCGCCGCTGATGGATTACGGCGAGTACGTCGGCTACCGCTTCGGTTTAGAGAACGAGTCCGCACGGCTCAACCTCAACACCCTCCTGCTGGCGGACGACTACGCCGAAGACGGCGCCCGCAACCAGCTGCTGTACCTGCCCGGCATGACCGAGTCGATCGCCGACGCGATCCTCGACTGGCTCGACGAGGACGAAGACATCCGCGACTTCGGCGCCGAGTCGCAGTACTACACCGCGTTGGACGCGCCCTACGAGCCGCAGAACGGCCCGCTGGAGTCGATCGAGCAGCTGCTGCTCGTGCAGGGCGTCACCCCGGAGCTGCTGTACGGCCTCGACACCGACCGCAATGGCGTCGTGTCCGCCGCGGAGCGCGCCCGGCCGCTGCCGGTGGAGGTCGACAACTCCACCGGGCAGATGGACCGCGGCTGGTCGGCGTACTTCACGCTGTACAGCGCCGAGTCGCTGCTCACCCCCGACGGCGAGCCGAAGATCGACGTCAACATGGAAGACCTCGAGGAGCTGCACTCGCTGCTCGAGACCGCCCTCGGCCGCGAGCAGGCCAACTTCATCGTCGCCTACCGCCAGGGGGGCGCCGCGGACGACAACGCCAACAGCAACGCGGTGTCGGCGGCGGGGATCTCCATCGACTTTAGCCAAGAGGGTTCGGAGACCATCACCAGCCTGCTCTCGCTGGTGGGGGTCAACGTGGAGTTCTCCGACAACGGCGCCCCCACCGTGCTCCGCACGCCGTTCACGGACACGCCCGGCGCGTACTCGTCTTACCTGCCGGACATGCTGGACAACCTCACAACGAGCTCGACCGCTTCGATGGTCGGCCGGCTCAACGTCAACCAGGCGCCCCGCGCGCTGCTCAGCTCGGTGCCCAACATGCCGCCCGAGGTGGTGGAGCAGATCATCGCGTCGCGCACCTTTGAGGTGACGCCCGACCGCCCCGAGCGTCGGCACGCCGAGTGGATCCTGATGGACGGGCTGGTCGACCTCGAGGTGATGCGGCAGCTGGCGCCGCTGCTCACCGGCGGGGGCGACGTCTACCGGGCGCACTCGGTCGGCTTCTTCGACGAGGAGGGCCCCGCCACCCGGATCGAGGCCATCATCGACGACACCGGCGCCACCCCCAAAGTGCTCCAGCGGCTGGACCTGACGCCGCTGGGGGCCGGCTACACCCCCGCGGAGCTGGGCGCTATGGCCCAATCCGCCACCGGCGAGTCGCCTTAG
- a CDS encoding pilus assembly protein PilP produces MTQRERYLLIGVVAVIALWGGAKALQWRQQAFTDLRGELSDVQRQINDADLEMLQTAEDVERLEDWQERSLPADVQVAQTEYRAWLMDRLNEAGLSFNNVRRVGARPEGDAFIGISYTAHAEGTLVEVTKFLHAFYDSPQLHTLTRLKLAPLPDGGKIAMDLSVEALIVDGATRENGLAEGESNRLALGELSDYLESIDGRNLFVEYTPPPPPRQDPPKVVDRRPEPPPKPKFDDAKHAHFTGVVGNGGKQQAWINVRTTGKTLFVAVGDPIKIGQFDGRVKSIDPDERRLYLESEGQVYRVPFGASLRDGVPVEGDSLL; encoded by the coding sequence ATGACCCAACGTGAACGATACCTGCTGATCGGGGTTGTGGCCGTGATCGCCCTGTGGGGCGGCGCCAAGGCGTTGCAGTGGCGCCAGCAGGCGTTCACCGACCTCCGCGGCGAGCTCTCCGATGTGCAGCGCCAGATTAACGACGCCGACCTCGAGATGCTGCAGACGGCCGAGGACGTCGAACGACTGGAAGACTGGCAGGAGCGTTCCCTGCCCGCCGACGTCCAGGTGGCGCAGACCGAGTACCGCGCCTGGCTGATGGACCGGCTCAACGAGGCCGGGCTGAGCTTCAACAACGTCCGCCGCGTCGGCGCCCGCCCCGAGGGCGACGCCTTCATCGGCATCAGCTACACCGCGCACGCCGAAGGCACACTGGTCGAGGTGACCAAGTTCCTCCACGCGTTCTACGATTCTCCCCAGCTGCACACGCTAACGCGGCTGAAGCTGGCGCCGCTGCCCGACGGCGGCAAGATCGCAATGGACCTGTCGGTAGAAGCCTTGATCGTCGACGGCGCCACCCGCGAGAACGGCCTCGCCGAAGGCGAGTCGAATCGCCTCGCGCTCGGCGAGCTGTCCGACTACCTGGAGAGCATCGACGGGCGGAACCTGTTCGTCGAGTACACTCCCCCCCCGCCACCCCGCCAGGACCCGCCCAAGGTCGTGGATCGGCGCCCCGAACCGCCACCCAAGCCCAAGTTCGATGACGCCAAGCACGCCCACTTTACGGGGGTCGTCGGCAACGGGGGCAAGCAGCAGGCGTGGATCAATGTCCGCACCACCGGCAAGACGCTGTTTGTCGCCGTGGGCGACCCGATCAAGATCGGGCAGTTCGACGGGCGGGTGAAGTCGATCGACCCGGACGAGCGGCGGCTGTACCTCGAGTCGGAGGGGCAGGTCTACCGGGTGCCGTTCGGCGCCAGCTTGCGTGACGGGGTCCCGGTTGAAGGCGACAGCCTCCTGTAG